Proteins from one Neodiprion fabricii isolate iyNeoFabr1 chromosome 5, iyNeoFabr1.1, whole genome shotgun sequence genomic window:
- the LOC124183970 gene encoding nucleosome-remodeling factor subunit NURF301 isoform X6: protein MTGRGTKRRGRPPKSVVMERPKKFQYHLMKKPKYLQNKGSETPNSQPSTPTASRASSPVESEESRRSTRSRKSRGPRDKHARKGGHSGSSAYQRRGYNPNVDYHDSEYHYGSDFGDESSDKTDIDEEPLHSDIESSESLEEPDPSSDSDFSLSSYSTTSGTPRKTLLSQQAQRAPSPEPLWLQNRELPPLDLPKSSDDLLVSKEFVLPSLSIYEVLRHFRTLVRLSSFRFEDFCAALVCEDQTNLLAEIHIMLIKALLREEDSQQTHFGPLDQKDSVNVSLYFVDPMTWPEVLRSYVESDKCFDENILQILSSCEYPFTSVNDRLKVLQFLTDQFLITNPVREDLLHEGNVHYDDHCRVCHRLGDLLCCETCPAVFHLECVEPPLVDVPTEDWQCSICKAHKITGVVDCLPDVEKNGLLCRQEHLGFDRHGRKYWFLGRRVFVESENGEVWYYSTPLQFEELMNCLDRNEMEVALFRELSDYKEEIVRQMELTEKITNQCKGNKKSYFEVENANILKMQKERQEKLNREEEERKEKERQDAEEMVRRMHEGTDSLEEQLAAVSGQNTDRGGGDGIDVDKQNPSAQVAETVEVGGGDTSEMVTTAAAAGTETAPKTSKTSTSVSSSEEVEEEVLEEEDDSSKVGKDGKKHTIVTRSKTGSLQPRTFNMDDLKRRSTTILSKEELDKLDKSLKDEGDGTRITRQKAHQIASGTHLFKLGMDNGFKSYVNQYSTNAIALNKPQRNEERDKKRHLSHKFSLTQASEFKWVGSLTGTRALLVSTLRQTILQLEGSIQAPFMHTNWPLLRKPWTTAVGACVNPRDFARALIVLQACIKSVVFASVWHDQLGHVKLQRVTALEREEKKRQDKKDKKEKEDEEERNRLTYNFVKYTLGLKHQVWKQKGEEYRVHGQWGWLWLSASRRYRSANLNKAGLRAGPQKIMVQIRDQGGIKILALDPPTYEFLIKEYCEPKDLKDLKAEPEEATEVKQEIKEEHPVEAVKKENESEEVKAEEKPDVKERLDGKFLLNSNQENKPHIPFLAGMKIEKVFLPIHQFEEIDVTKALTTPGRLHYPKIAKKTRIDDFLSRRTHLKLLEERKLSQTEKSKEVTAQATVPKNTEGDTEVDIENNEESDTDAVDGPLQNILSGKLPTKAISSSARDMLTAIGKRIQLVRIQYANIMRSSKNGSCYSRYCNMTPPPGKVNAAAAQSLTSTCYSPMCLQKARLKRDLITLLKKAKSLSNSQSLPSLAPFSTSSVQQSKASLKHEATDEAKDAIRRDLESAVAMATHCAEEVQATNVVVDNMSEASSLSDSPSKPAKRIKLEETTPEDSIKVEGNGFEDENIVTTIKTTSNVVTTTTVTTSQQTIKTVDGVVQSSQESLSSRNSVSVASETKTCNLNNMGLKTIFINRRGRTVHRSAITARELTADGTERVYSATSTEGKLYLKKVSISLADRRKKRTPVKYPLCSTFSTRNKHRSILVLPQHELRKLSRLGGRTPVQGFHHIAKANMAVWPYPCPRPLFKTCWLYRTVGLKSLAAAAIQLRILWACLRWDDMSAKPLSTDGKHQVTTDNEIMSLEILKHRHVGQFMDRVQYLRRKVVIPLELPKQVREVTSIRSGLRKRKRPESPQSTEPQVNEEWVDEDKLELWEIKQYGDKLEKANAQIITRSRSGVPQSVVAGGNRGSITGAVDQLVSGKATPEEIKEKMEQQLRIQRAAHQQKRALETLKSPANVTGSPNQIIKVTSNSNPDGTVKIVSKVAIPASPNTSVGKSQLTSLLTTPSQNKTFLGTRRIYMTKSSDGTTRVVSGPTSILPKTTVTSQTPQSQPQQQQSLIKVTNQGTVQINHTNQVSAASNTPVQHVQQRVQILRGPDGKLQVRGLMPGQQLVQMPDGKLHVLNTGQAIAATPTQTPATTSSASTTTPQSVTKSASNTSSVKPATPVTTSATKASPTKTPTSQTQKIQAQQPATPQPQLASGKAQLATIGGHQVVIRSTPTGNQIVHLNSTSSAVVKNAVSPTKPQQAAAAQQNQPATPSTQATELATTNTVTSAQTATTTTTPAAANPPAPGSTPAPGSVEASLLAGQPPGTVIKCVTAQVIQTSQGPRIVLQGLQGADFTPQQLAMVQQQVKQQLLKAQATTGKQGVLGPTKIYLAVQPAPGTQTAVASRTPTTSAHTQQTQQPVASPPHTTPSAAAPQTESATTPAPSQTAAPGSPIKPKVVVQQVGRPTTGSEAEPQRAALANGQQPSQPSQEPNQTSSPNKFVLTPDYIQQTIKNALKQENLNPEIEEKLLQLQRYQEKQMKGGVESSITCNQIHGTPTATTTRAPSRKRPAPPHVPPLASPTTPNVTTNDKDNEWSETPKKRPAPRQEPRDITKTPKTEVVENTEATPKNRAGKLRDSQEQRRKQQVHSRMQVLLFRHKELLKKDILKKRALLEKELQIDIQKDLSAELATRTKAERHKQDEVKVGSAKRKSNAQAAQHVSPPNRGGRPKKHRVQGNSTTPPGASTATTAGGRIKKEKLYCLCRTPYDETKFYVGCDLCNNWFHGDCVGITEEMSKSLSEFVCTECRHARDTQELYCLCKQPYDESQFYICCDKCQDWFHGRCVGILQSEADNIDEYVCPNCQRNSSVNFANMKNLNGKDLDLLKKLIKQIQAHKSAWPFMEPVDPNEAPDYYKVIKEPMDLQTIELRINDRSYKKLSEFIGDMTKIFDNCRYYNPKESPFFKCAESLETYFVHKIKSLREKFSEGK from the exons ATGACGGGAAGAGGTACGAAGAGACGGGGGCGTCCCCCAAAGTCCGTGGTTATGGAGAGAccgaaaaaattccaatatcaCCTTATGAAGAAGCCAAAATATCTGCAAAACAAGGGTTCCGAAACACCCAACTCCCAGCCAAGCACACCAACAGCGTCTCGGGCCTCATCTCCAGTTGAGAGTGAAGAGAGCAGGCGCAGTACGCGGAGCAGAAAGTCTCGAGGGCCAAGGGACAAGCATGCGAGGAAAGGCGGCCACTCCGGCTCCAGTGCCTACCAGCGACGTGGTTACAACCCAAACGTCGACTACCATGACTCGGAGTACCACTATGGCTCTGACTTTGGTGACGAGTCTAGTGACAAGACTGACATAGATGAAGAGCCTCTTCACAGTGACATCGAGTCCTCGGAAAGCCTGGAAGAGCCAGATCCATCCAGCGATAGTGATTTCTCACTATCCAGCTACAGCACGACTAGCGGCACACCTAGGAAAACTCTTCTAAGTCAGCAGGCTCAACGTGCTCCCAGTCCCGAGCCACTTTGGCTCCAAAACCGAGAGCTGCCGCCTCTTGATTTGCCAAAATCTTCCGATGACTTACTCGTCTCCAAGGAATTTGTACTCCCATCTTTGTCCATATACGAGGTTTTGAGACACTTCCGAACTCTGGTTCGTCTCTCCTCGTTTAGGTTTGAGGACTTTTGCGCTGCGCTTGTATGCGAAGATCAGACGAATCTTCTAGCCGAGATTCACATTATGCTTATTAAAGCGCTGCTCAGAGAGGAAGACTCTCAGCAGACCCACTTCGGTCCCTTGGATCAAAAGGATTCCGTCAATGTCAGCTTGTATTTTGTTGATCCTATGACTTGGCCCGAAGTACTGCGGTCATATGTAGAAAGTGATAAGTGCTTTGACGAAAACATTCTTCAGATACTTTCCTCTTGCGAATATCCCTTCACTTCCGTCAATGATCGCCTCAAAGTATTGCAGTTTTTAACAGACCAGTTTCTCATTACCAATCCTGTGCGTGAGGATTTGTTGCACGAAG GGAATGTTCACTATGACGATCATTGCCGTGTTTGCCATCGACTTGGGGATCTCCTGTGCTGCGAAACATGTCCTGCAGTATTCCATTTGGAATGCGTCGAGCCACCACTGGTCGATGTCCCTACTGAAGATTGGCAGTGCAGCATCTGCAAGGCACACAAAATTACCGGAGTAGTGGACTGTTTGCCGGATGTAGAGAAGAATGGTTTGCTATGCAGGCAGGAACATTTAGGATTTGATCGTCATGGGCGAAAATATTGGTTCCTAGGCAGGAGGGTTTTTGT GGAAAGTGAAAATGGCGAGGTCTGGTACTATAGTACACCCCTCCAGTTCGAGGAACTGATGAATTGTTTGGatcgaaatgaaatggaagtgGCGCTCTTTCGTGAATTGTCAGATTATAAGGAAGAGATAGTACGTCAAATGGAACTcactgaaaaaataacaaaccaATGCAAGGGAAATAAAAAGTCGTACTTTGAGGTAGAAAATG CCAACAtattgaaaatgcaaaaagaGAGGCAAGAAAAACTTAAcagagaagaggaggagaggaaagaaaaggagagacAAGATGCCGAGGAAATGGTTCGGAGAATGCATGAAGGTACAGATTCTTTAGAAGAACAATTAGCGGCTGTTTCTGGACAGAACACAGATAGAGGGGGCGGTGATGGCATAGACGTCGACAAGCAAAATCCTTCAGCACAAGTGGCAGAAACAGTGGAAGTGGGCGGTGGCGATACATCAGAGATGGTAACAACAGCGGCGGCAGCAGGGACCGAGACAGCCCCGAAGACTTCCAAGACGAGTACGTCTGTCTCCTCCTCTGAAGaagttgaagaagaagtttTAGAGGAGGAAGATGATTCTTCCAAGGTTGGAAAAGATG GCAAAAAGCATACAATTGTAACAAGATCAAAGACAGGCTCGCTACAGCCACGTACTTTCAATATGGATGATTTGAAAAGAAGGAGCACGACGATACTTTCTAAGGAAGAGCTTGACAAACTGGACAAATCTTTGAAAGATGAAGGTGATGGAACTCGAATAACACGTCAAAAGGCACATCAAATAGCATCAGGTACTCACCTGTTCAAACTCGGAATGGATAACGGGTTTAAATCATACGTCAACCAGTATAGCACAAACGCGATAGCGCTCAATAAACCTCAGCGTAATGAAGAACGCGATAAGAAGAGACATCTGTCACACAAATTCTCTCTAACGCAAGCTTCTGAGTTCAAATGGGTTGGGAGTTTGACGGGAACGCGAGCTCTTTTAGTGAGCACCCTGCGCCAAACTATCTTACAATTGGAAGGAAGTATCCAGGCACCATTTATGCATACTAACTGGCCTTTGCTTCGAAAACCGTGGACTACTGCGGTTGGAGCTTGCGTGAATCCCCGCGACTTTGCAAGAGCTCTGATAGTCCTTCAAGCCTGCATAAAATCCGTTGTGTTTGCCAGCGTCTGGCACGACCAGCTTGGTCACGTTAAGCTTCAACGAGTGACGGCGcttgaaagagaagaaaaaaagcgGCAAGATAAGAAggataagaaagaaaaggaagacgaggaggagCGGAACAGGCTTACCTACAATTTTGTCAAGTATACGCTGGGACTGAAACATCAAGTCTGGAAGCAGAAAGGTGAAGAGTACAGGGTTCACGGTCAATGGGGATGGCTCTGGCTGTCGGCAAGCCGTCGCTACAGGTCTGCGAATCTGAACAAAGCTGGCTTGCGAGCTGGCCCTCAAAAGATTATGGTGCAAATTAGGGATCAGGGAGGTATCAAGATTTTGGCTCTTGATCCGCCAACTTATGAATTCTTAATAAAAGAGTACTGTGAGCCCAAGGACCTCAAGGACTTAAAAGCCGAGCCTGAAGAAGCTACAGAGGTGAAACAAGAAATAAAGGAGGAACACCCAGTTGAAGCtgtgaagaaagaaaatgaatctGAAGAAGTTAAAGCGGAAGAAAAACCAGATGTGAAAGAAAGATTGGATGGAAAATTCTTGCTGAACTCGAACCAAGAAAATAAACCACACATACCTT TTTTAGCTggaatgaaaatcgaaaaagtaTTTCTACCGATACATCagtttgaagaaattgatGTAACCAAGGCATTAACTACACCTGGTCGTTTGCATTACCcaaaaattgccaaaaaaacTAGAATCGACGATTTCTTATCGAGGAGAACACACCTAAAACTCTTGGAAGAGAGAAAGTTATCCCAAACG GAGAAGTCAAAGGAGGTAACCGCCCAAGCAACCGTTCCAAAAAACACCGAAGGTGATACGGAGGTGGACATTGAGAATAATGAAGAGAGCGATACAGATGCTGTCGACGGACCACTGCAGAATATATTGTCTGGAAAATTACCAACTAAAGCGATTTCTTCGTCTGCTAGAGACATGCTAACGGCGATTGGGAAACGGATCCAACTAGTCAGAATTCAGTATGCAAATATAATGCGCTCATCAAAGAATGGCAGCTGTTATTCTCGTTACTGCAACATGACCCCTCCTCCTGGAAAGGTGAATGCAGCAGCGGCACAGAGTCTCACCTCAACGTGCTATTCCCCAATGTGTTTGCAGAAAGCTAGGCTAAAACGAGATCTAATTACTTTACTAAAAAAAGCCAAGAGCTTAAGCAACAGTCAATCACTGCCAAGCCTAGCCCCGTTCAGTACATCCTCTGTCCAACAATCTAAAGCAAGCTTGAAACACGAAGCAACAGATGAGGCTAAAGATGCTATCAGAAGGGATTTGGAGTCTGCCGTTGCAATGGCTACGCACTGTGCCGAAGAAGTTCAGGCAACAAACGTAGTTGTTGATAACATGTCGGAAGCGTCTTCGCTCTCCGATAGCCCTTCAAAACCGGCTAAACGAATTAAATTAGAAGAAACGACCCCAGAAGATAGCATAAAA GTTGAGGGCAATGGCTTTGAGGATGAAAATATAGTGACAACGATCAAAACAACTAGCAATGTTGTGACAACGACAACCGTTACTACGTCTCAACAAACAATAAAAACCGTGGACGGCGTTGTTCAGAGTTCACAGGAGAGTTTATCATCTCGAAATTCAGTCTCAGTTGCATCGGAGACAAAGACATG CAATCTCAACAATATGGGgttaaaaacaatatttatcaaCCGTCGAGGCAGAACTGTGCATCGGAGCGCCATAACAGCTAGGGAATTGACTGCGGATGGAACTGAGAGAGTATATTCTGCCACTTCGACAGAAGGGAAACTTTatctgaaaaaagtttcaatttcattggCGGACAGACGAAAGAAACGTACTCCAGTAAAATATCCACTTTGCTCAACATTTTCCACAAGAAATAAACACCGCAGTATCCTTGTATTGCCGCAGCACGAACTTCGTAAACTTTCGCGACTTGGCGGACGAACTCCTGTCCAAGGATTTCATCATATTGCTAAG GCGAACATGGCTGTATGGCCATATCCCTGCCCAAGGCCGTTGTTCAAAACGTGTTGGCTTTACAGAACTGTTGGCCTAAAGTCATTGGCTGCAGCTGCAATACAGTTGAGAATTTTATGGGCCTGTTTACGCTGGGACGATATGTCTGCCAAACCTTTGTCAACGGATGGCAAGCATCAAGTCACAACTGACAACGAGATTATGTCCTTGGAGATCTTGAAGCATCGACATGTCGGCCAATTCATGGACAGAGTACAATATCTTCGAAGAAAAGTAGTGATACCTTTAGAGCTGCCAAAACAAGTTAGAG aggTTACTTCAATCCGTAGCGggttgagaaaaagaaaacgtccTGAATCACCGCAAAGTACGGAGCCTCAGGTGAACGAGGAGTGGGTGGACGAAGATAAACTTGAACTTTGGGAGATAAAGCAATATGGAGACAA GTTAGAGAAGGCTAATGCCCAGATTATTACTAGGAGTCGATCAGGAGTACCGCAATCTGTGGTTGCGGGTGGGAATAGGGGGTCGATTACAGGAGCCGTTGACCAGTTGGTCAGCGGCAAGGCAACGCCTGAAGAGATTAAAGAGAAAATGGAGCAACAGCTGCGTATTCAAAGGGCCGCTCACCAACAAAAGAGGGCCCTGGAAACTCTAAAGAGTCCAGCAAATGTCACAGGTTCCCCTAATCAGATCATCAAAGTTACGTCAAACTCCAATCCAG ATGGCACCGTCAAAATTGTTTCCAAAGTAGCAATACCTGCTAGTCCAAATACTAGTGTTGGAAAATCCCAGCTCACATCACTCTTGACCACGCCGTCTCAAAATAAAACTTTCCTTGGAACTAGGCGTATATACATGACCAAAT CTTCTGATGGCACGACTCGAGTTGTCTCAGGGCCCACCAGCATTCTCCCCAAGACTACCGTCACATCTCAAACCCCTCAGTCTCAGCCACAACAGCAACAGTCATTAATAAAAGTAACGAATCAGGGAACTGTTCAGATCAATCATACAAATCAAGTTTCAGCAG CCTCCAACACCCCCGTTCAGCACGTACAGCAGCGGGTCCAGATCCTTCGAGGGCCGGATGGTAAACTCCAGGTTCGAGGGTTGATGCCTGGTCAACAACTTGTACAAATGCCTGACGGAAAACTCCATGTTCTAAACACTGGTCAAGCTATAGCTGCCACACCTACACAAACGCCTGCAACCACAAGTTCGGCAAGCACAACCACACCACAG AGCGTCACTAAGTCTGCGAGCAATACAAGCTCTGTCAAACCAGCTACACCTGTTACAACATCTGCTACCAAAGCCAGTCCCACAAAAACTCCAACCAGTCAAACCCAAAAAATTCAAGCGCAGCAACCAGCCACCCCACAACCACAG CTCGCGTCCGGCAAAGCTCAGTTGGCAACGATCGGAGGACACCAAGTTGTTATACGTAGTACACCGACTGGTAATCAGATTGTTCATCTGAATTCAACTAGCAGTGCTGTtgtgaaaaatgctgtttcaCCTACAAAACCTCAACAAG cagcagcggctCAGCAGAATCAGCCTGCAACTCCGTCGACGCAAGCTACAGAACTAGCTACTACAAATACGGTGACCAGTGCTCAGACAGCGACAACGACCACCACACCAGCTGCTGCAAATCCTCCTGCTCCAGGTTCAACTCCAGCTCCTGGCAGTGTAGAAGCTTCTCTGTTAGCAGGGCAGCCACCTGGTACCGTTATAAAGTGTGTCACAGCTCAGGTGATTCAAACATCTCAAGGTCCCCGAATAGTTTTGCAAGGACTCCAAGGAGCCGACTTCACTCCACAGCAACTCGCCATGGTTCAACAACAAGTCAAGCAACAACTGCTCAAAG cACAAGCAACTACCGGCAAGCAAGGCGTGCTAGGACCAACGAAGATATACCTAGCAGTTCAACCAGCTCCAGGAACACAAACGGCAGTTGCTTCTCGCACGCCAACAACATCTGCTCACACTCAACAAACACAGCAACCGGTAGCTTCACCTCCACACACGACTCCTTCGGCAGCTG CACCGCAAACTGAGTCAGCTACAACCCCAGCTCCATCTCAGACTGCAGCCCCAGGTTCTCCGATAAAGCCCAAAGTCGTAGTGCAGCAGGTCGGACGTCCAACTACCGGAAGCGAAGCTGAACCCCAACGTGCAGCTCTGGCGAATGGGCAGCAGCCTTCACAGCCTTCCCAAGAGCCTAATCAAACATCGTCACCTAACAAATTTGTCCTCACTCCGGATTACATACAGCAAA caatAAAAAATGCACTAAAGCAGGAAAATCTTAATCCTGAAATAGAAGAGAAACTTCTACAACTGCAGCGGTATCAAGAGAAGCAAATGAAGGGTGGCGTCGAGAGCTCCATAACCTGCAACCAAATCCACGGCACCCCAACTGCAACTACAACGCGAGCTCCGTCCCGGAAGAGACCTGCGCCGCCCCACGTTCCGCCACTTGCCTCACCTACTACTCCTAATGTGACGACAAATGATAAGGATAACGAATGGAGCGAAACACCGAAGAAAAGACCAGCCCCACGACAAGAACCTCGAGATATAACGAA AACACCCAAGACGGAGGTTGTAGAGAATACCGAGGCTACTCCAAAGAATCGTGCTGGGAAACTAAGGGATTCTCAAGAACAGAGGAGAAAGCAGCAAGTTCATTCTCGAATGCAAGTGTTGTTGTTCCGGCACAAGGAACTCCTAAAAAAAGACATATTGAAAAAACGAGCTTTGCTCGAGAAGGAATTGCAAATCGATATTCAG aaGGATCTTTCCGCTGAACTAGCTACAAGAACTAAGGCAGAAAGGCACAAACAGGACGAAGTCAAGGTCGGAAGTGCTAAGCGTAAATCGAACGCTCAGGCAGCGCAACATGTCAGCCCACCAAATCGTGGGGGCAGGCCTAAGAAGCACAGAGTCCAAGGAAACAGCACAACACCGCCTGGTGCTTCAACGGCAACCACCGCGGGGGGACGTATCAAAAAAGAGAAGCTCTACTGCCTGTGTAGAACGCCTTACGACGAAACGAA ATTTTACGTAGGTTGCGATCTCTGTAACAATTGGTTCCATGGAGACTGCGTGGGAATTACAGAAGAAATGAGCAAATCACTGTCTGAGTTTGTATGCACCGAGTGTCGGCATGCGAGAGATACGCAAGAGCTGTACTGTCTTTGCAAACAACCATATGATGAATCTCA gTTTTATATTTGCTGTGACAAATGCCAGGACTGGTTCCATGGTCGTTGCGTAGGTATTCTTCAATCCGAAGCTGATAACATTGATGAATACGTCTGCCCAAATTGCCAGCGAAACTCCTCGGTTAACTTTGCTAATATGAAAAATCTTAACGGAAAGGATCTTGACCTTTTAAAGAAGTTAATAAAACAGATACAg GCACACAAGAGTGCCTGGCCTTTTATGGAGCCTGTAGATCCCAACGAGGCGCCAGATTACTACAAAGTTATAAAAGAACCTATGG ATTTGCAAACTATCGAATTGAGGATAAATGACAGATCATACAAAAAACTTAGCGAGTTTATCGGAGACATGACCAAGATATTTGATAACTGTCGTTACTACAACCCTAAGGAGTCTCCGTTCTTCAAGTGTGCTGAGTCTTTGGAAACTTACTTTGTGCACAAAATTAAAAGTCTAAGAGAAAAGTTCTCCGAAGGCAAATGA